The sequence below is a genomic window from Bacteroidota bacterium.
CCGAGAAATTCGAGTAATCCGTATTCGGCGCTTCTGGTGGCGAGCTGAGCGATCGCGATCGGCCCGCCGAAGGAGTCGCGTATGGATGTCTTGCCGGCCACAATCTTGCTGATCGTGAGGTAAAAGAGGTAGACGGCCTCCCCTGTCTTTCCGATTCCCGCGGGCAGCGCCTGAAGCAGCGAGTACTGGATCCGCCTGACCGGTCCGGTGTAGGTGGGCTCGATGAGAATACCGATGCGGCCTTCCTGCGTGACCGTCGTGGTGCCCGACAGGAACTCCGCTCCCCGTTTCCACCGGAGATTCATGGACTTGCCCGCCCGCTCGTGGATCATGTCCGAAACCTGGGGATACCCGACGCGGACCGATTCGACCTGGACGATGATATCGCCGGCTTTCAGGCCCAGCTTATCGGCCGGACTCTTGGGCTCAACCGCCCTGAGGACAGGGATCAGTTGTGCTTCGACGATGCCGAACGGTCTGTCTGCCTGGGCGCCGGCGTTTTTCCTGAGGGCGAGAACCGAGACGCGACTGCCGTTTCTCTCGACGTCGAAGGTGATGTCGTTTCCCATGTTTTCAATATAGACCTGGTTCTCGATCTCCTCCCAGTCTTCCACCGCCTTGCCGTTGATCGAGAGGATCTTGTCGCCCTGGAGCAGCCCCGCCTTCGAGGCGGGAGTTTCGGGGCTGACATACCCGATTTCGGTCGTCTCTTTTGTGACCTTCCCGTTGACGTAGCTGATCGCCCAGAAAATTGATATCGCGAGGAGCACGTTCATGATCACTCCCGCGCAGATCACCAGCATCCTGGCCCTGAGCGGCTTGGCGCGAAATTCCCATGGTTGGGGCTGGTGGTCAAGGAAATCCGTGTCGAAACTCTCGTCGATCATTCCGGCGATTTTTACATACCCGCCGACCGGGATCCATGAAAGACAATAATCCGTTTCACCGATCTTGATGCCGAACGCCCTCGGGGGAAAGCCGATCGAAAACCTGTCGACTCGCATTCCGGTCAGTTTGGCCGCCAGGAAATGCCCAAGCTCGTGGATGAATATGAGCACGCCGAGCGTGATGGCCGTGTACATCAGCATGTTCAGGGTCTGCATGTCATCCTCCCGTCACCAAACGGCCGCTCGATTCGCGGACAAACTCCCGGGTAACCCTGTCGGCCTCCATGACTTCCTCCAGGGTCCCCGCTCCCGTGACCGGAACGTGGTCCAGCGATTCCCGGATCAGAGCGGGGATCTCATCGAACCGGATCCTGTTCCCCAGGAAGAGTTCCACCGCGATCTCGTTCGCCGCGTTCAGAATCGCGGGGGCCGTCCCGCCGCGGGCGAGCGCGTGGTACGCGAGATCCAGACACTCGAATTTGGCGAGGTCCGGTTTGAAGAAGGTCATCTGCTTCAGCTCGCAGAAGTCCACTCTCTTGAAGAGGGATGTCGCCCGTTGCGGGTAGGTGAGAGCATACTGGATCGGGATCTTCATGTCGGGCATCCCGAGCTGGGCCTTCACCGATCCGTCGACGAACTCCACCATCGAATGAATGATCGATTGCGGATGGATCAGGACGTCTATTTGAGAGGCCGGGAGACCGAACAACCAGTGCGCTTCGATCACCTCCAGCCCCTTGTTCATCAGGGTGGCGGAATCGATTGTGATCTTGTTGCCCATTTTCCAGTTCGGGTGGTTCAGGGCGGCTTCGACGGTCACCGCCGAAAAATCCGATTTCTGCATCGTGAGAAAGGGCCCGCCGGATGCGGTCAGGATCAATCGCGAGATGTTCGCTCGGTCTTCCCCCGCCAGGCATTGCAAAATCGCGCTATGCTCGCTGTCGACGGGAATGAGCGTCGCGTGGTGTTCCTTGACCATCCGGGTGATGATCTCGCCCGCAACAACGAGCGTTTCCTTGTTGGCGAGCGCGACGGTCCGGCCCCGCTTGATCGCTTCGATCGTCGGCCCGAGGCCGGCGAAGCCCACGAGGGAGCTGATGACGATGTCGATATCGTCGTGGCTGACCAGTTCCCGGAGTCCTTCGTCGCCCGCGAAGACGCTGAGCGATCCGTTGCTAATCTGTTTAAGGGCGGCAGCGGAGGAGCGGTCCCGGACAGCAACGCCTTTGGGTTGAAACCTCCGGATCTGTTCCTGGAGCAGGTCGATGTTGGTGTTGGCGGTCAGGTAGGCGACGCGAAACTGGGTTGGGAAGCTGGCAATCACCTCGAGGCTGTGCCTTCCGATGGAGCCCGTCGACCCGAGTATGCAGATGTTCTTCATTTGGGAATAAAGTTCGTCCCGCCTACTCCGTCATTCGGGGCAAACGGGACATTTTGGTGTTAAAAGGTACAGAAATCCCCGGCGGAATCCAAACCAACGA
It includes:
- the rseP gene encoding RIP metalloprotease RseP; this encodes MQTLNMLMYTAITLGVLIFIHELGHFLAAKLTGMRVDRFSIGFPPRAFGIKIGETDYCLSWIPVGGYVKIAGMIDESFDTDFLDHQPQPWEFRAKPLRARMLVICAGVIMNVLLAISIFWAISYVNGKVTKETTEIGYVSPETPASKAGLLQGDKILSINGKAVEDWEEIENQVYIENMGNDITFDVERNGSRVSVLALRKNAGAQADRPFGIVEAQLIPVLRAVEPKSPADKLGLKAGDIIVQVESVRVGYPQVSDMIHERAGKSMNLRWKRGAEFLSGTTTVTQEGRIGILIEPTYTGPVRRIQYSLLQALPAGIGKTGEAVYLFYLTISKIVAGKTSIRDSFGGPIAIAQLATRSAEYGLLEFLGFMAMLSMSLAILNILPIPALDGGHLAMMLYEKAIGREIPHRVKLKIQQAGFILLLAFMALIIYNDISRF
- a CDS encoding 1-deoxy-D-xylulose-5-phosphate reductoisomerase translates to MKNICILGSTGSIGRHSLEVIASFPTQFRVAYLTANTNIDLLQEQIRRFQPKGVAVRDRSSAAALKQISNGSLSVFAGDEGLRELVSHDDIDIVISSLVGFAGLGPTIEAIKRGRTVALANKETLVVAGEIITRMVKEHHATLIPVDSEHSAILQCLAGEDRANISRLILTASGGPFLTMQKSDFSAVTVEAALNHPNWKMGNKITIDSATLMNKGLEVIEAHWLFGLPASQIDVLIHPQSIIHSMVEFVDGSVKAQLGMPDMKIPIQYALTYPQRATSLFKRVDFCELKQMTFFKPDLAKFECLDLAYHALARGGTAPAILNAANEIAVELFLGNRIRFDEIPALIRESLDHVPVTGAGTLEEVMEADRVTREFVRESSGRLVTGG